From Bosea sp. NBC_00550, the proteins below share one genomic window:
- a CDS encoding vitamin B12-dependent ribonucleotide reductase: MRIERRYTTAGQSPYAAIPFRSAVSEIKNPDGSVVFRLEGIEVPEAWSQVASDVLAQKYFRKAGVPARLKKFEENDVPSFLWRSVADEAALAELPEGEHYGSEISSKQVFDRLAGCWTYWGWKGGYFSSEEDAQAFHDELRFMLATQRVAPNSPQWFNTGLHWAYGIDGPSQGHFYVDFKTGKLVKSKSSYEHPQPHACFIQGVQDDLVNEGGIMDLWVREARLFKYGSGTGSNFSMLRGEGEKLAGGGKSSGLMSFLKIGDRAAGAIKSGGTTRRAAKMVVVDADHPDIEAYIDWKVKEEQKVAALVTGSKTVKKHMKAVLKACINCEGEGDSCFDPEKNPALKREVKLARKALVPDNYIKRVIQFAKQGYKDISFDTYDTDWDSDAYLTVSGQNSNNSVSLTDDFLRAVETDADWNLIRRTDGKVGKTLKARDLWEKIGYAAWASADPGLHFNSTMNDWHTCPASGRIRASNPCSEYMFLDDTACNLASANLLQFYDNETKSFDVAAYEHLCRLWTVVLEISVTMAQFPSREIAELSYEYRTLGLGYANIGGLLMTMGLGYDSDEGRALAGALTAIMTGVAYATSAEMAGELGPFPGYKKNASHMLRVIRNHRTAAHGLADGYEGLSVTPVPLDHATLARLGGSAVTMAERSRAVWDQALEQGKRYGYRNAQSTVIAPTGTIGLVMDCDTTGIEPDFALVKFKKLAGGGYFKIINRAVPDALRALGYREADIAEIEAYAVGHGSMKQAPGVNPSTLRSKGFTDEKIEAIEKGLKSAFDIKFVFNKWTLGEDFLTGTLKVPAEKLNDMSFELLPFLGFTKAEIEAANVHVCGAMTLEGAPHLKTEHYNVFDCANPCGRIGKRYLSVESHIRMMAAAQPFISGAISKTINMPNEATVEDCKSAYMLSWKLALKANALYRDGSKLSQPLNSALISDEDEDADDAIEALVAAPMAARATQISEKIVERIVERIERKREREKLPDRRTGYIQKAVVGGHKVYVHTGEYSDGRLGEIFIDMHKEGAAFRAMMNNFAIAVSLGLQYGVPLEEYVEAFTFTRFEPSGFVTGNQSIKNATSILDYVFRELAISYLGRNDLAHVDPSEIGHDVIGGGVGQDKAPDATAPITSTPLASTGFRRGKPINLLAIQGGGAANDAVARSVSSVTALATAGATALKEEPEAYGEAEIAKLGFAAPAAQPSQSERRAEAIMKGYVGDSCGECGNFTLVRNGTCLKCNTCGSTTGCS; the protein is encoded by the coding sequence ATGCGCATCGAGCGCCGCTACACCACCGCCGGACAGTCGCCCTACGCCGCGATCCCGTTCCGATCGGCCGTCAGCGAGATCAAGAACCCGGACGGCTCCGTCGTCTTCCGGCTGGAGGGCATCGAGGTTCCCGAGGCCTGGTCCCAGGTCGCGAGCGACGTGCTCGCGCAGAAATATTTCCGCAAGGCCGGCGTCCCCGCCCGCCTGAAGAAGTTCGAGGAGAACGACGTTCCCTCCTTCCTCTGGCGCTCCGTCGCCGACGAGGCCGCTCTCGCCGAGCTGCCGGAGGGCGAGCATTACGGCTCCGAGATCTCGTCGAAGCAGGTCTTCGATCGCCTTGCGGGTTGCTGGACCTATTGGGGCTGGAAGGGCGGTTATTTCTCTTCCGAAGAGGATGCCCAGGCCTTCCATGACGAGCTGCGCTTCATGCTCGCCACCCAGCGCGTCGCGCCGAATTCGCCGCAATGGTTCAACACCGGCCTGCACTGGGCCTATGGCATCGACGGCCCCAGCCAGGGCCATTTCTACGTCGATTTCAAGACCGGGAAACTGGTGAAGTCTAAGTCGAGCTACGAGCATCCGCAGCCGCATGCCTGCTTCATCCAGGGCGTGCAGGACGACCTCGTCAACGAGGGCGGCATCATGGACCTGTGGGTTCGTGAGGCCCGCCTGTTCAAATACGGCTCCGGCACCGGCTCCAACTTCTCGATGCTGCGCGGCGAAGGCGAGAAGCTCGCCGGCGGCGGCAAGTCCTCGGGCCTGATGTCCTTCCTCAAGATCGGCGATCGCGCGGCCGGCGCCATCAAGTCGGGCGGCACGACGCGCCGCGCCGCCAAGATGGTCGTGGTCGACGCCGACCACCCGGACATCGAGGCATATATCGACTGGAAGGTGAAGGAGGAGCAGAAGGTCGCCGCCCTCGTCACCGGCTCCAAGACCGTCAAGAAGCACATGAAGGCCGTGCTCAAGGCCTGCATCAACTGCGAGGGCGAAGGCGATTCCTGTTTCGACCCCGAGAAGAACCCGGCCCTCAAGCGCGAGGTGAAGCTCGCCCGCAAGGCGCTGGTACCGGACAACTACATCAAGCGCGTCATCCAGTTTGCCAAGCAGGGCTACAAGGACATCTCCTTCGATACCTACGACACCGACTGGGATTCCGACGCCTATCTCACCGTCTCCGGCCAGAACTCGAACAACTCGGTCTCGCTGACCGACGATTTCCTGCGTGCCGTCGAGACGGATGCGGATTGGAACCTGATCCGCCGCACCGACGGCAAGGTCGGAAAGACGCTGAAGGCGCGCGACCTCTGGGAGAAGATCGGCTACGCCGCCTGGGCCTCGGCCGATCCGGGCCTGCACTTCAACTCGACGATGAACGACTGGCACACCTGCCCGGCCTCGGGCCGGATCCGGGCGTCCAACCCGTGCTCCGAGTACATGTTCCTCGACGACACGGCCTGCAACCTGGCCTCGGCCAACCTGCTGCAGTTCTACGACAACGAGACCAAGAGCTTCGACGTCGCGGCCTATGAGCATCTCTGCCGGCTCTGGACGGTCGTGCTCGAGATCTCGGTGACGATGGCGCAGTTCCCGTCCCGCGAGATCGCCGAGCTCTCCTACGAGTACCGCACGCTCGGCCTCGGCTACGCCAATATCGGCGGCCTGCTGATGACCATGGGTCTCGGCTACGACTCCGACGAAGGCCGTGCGCTCGCCGGCGCCCTCACCGCGATCATGACCGGCGTCGCCTATGCGACCTCGGCCGAGATGGCAGGCGAACTCGGCCCCTTCCCCGGTTACAAGAAGAACGCCAGCCACATGCTGCGCGTCATCCGCAACCATCGCACCGCGGCCCATGGCCTTGCCGATGGCTATGAGGGCCTGAGCGTCACCCCGGTTCCGCTCGACCATGCGACCCTCGCCCGCCTCGGCGGCTCGGCTGTCACCATGGCGGAGCGCTCGCGCGCCGTCTGGGACCAGGCGCTCGAGCAGGGCAAGCGCTACGGCTACCGCAACGCCCAGTCGACCGTGATCGCGCCGACCGGCACGATCGGCCTCGTCATGGATTGCGACACCACCGGCATCGAGCCCGACTTCGCCCTGGTGAAGTTCAAGAAGCTCGCCGGCGGCGGCTACTTCAAGATCATCAACCGCGCCGTGCCGGACGCGCTCAGGGCGCTGGGCTACCGCGAGGCGGATATCGCCGAGATCGAGGCCTATGCCGTCGGCCACGGCTCGATGAAGCAGGCGCCGGGCGTCAATCCCTCGACGCTGCGCTCCAAGGGCTTCACCGACGAGAAGATCGAGGCAATCGAGAAGGGGCTGAAGAGCGCCTTCGACATCAAGTTCGTCTTCAACAAGTGGACGCTGGGCGAGGATTTCCTCACCGGCACGCTCAAGGTCCCGGCCGAGAAGCTCAACGACATGTCGTTCGAGCTCCTGCCCTTCCTCGGCTTCACCAAGGCCGAGATCGAAGCGGCGAACGTCCATGTCTGCGGCGCGATGACGCTGGAAGGCGCCCCGCACCTCAAGACCGAGCATTACAACGTCTTCGACTGCGCCAATCCCTGCGGCCGCATCGGCAAGCGCTATCTCTCGGTCGAGAGCCATATCCGCATGATGGCGGCGGCGCAGCCCTTCATCTCGGGCGCGATCTCCAAGACCATCAATATGCCGAACGAGGCCACGGTCGAGGACTGCAAGAGCGCCTATATGCTCTCGTGGAAGCTGGCGCTGAAGGCCAACGCCCTCTATCGCGATGGTTCCAAGCTCTCGCAGCCGCTGAACTCGGCGCTGATCTCGGATGAGGACGAGGATGCCGACGACGCCATCGAGGCACTGGTCGCAGCGCCGATGGCGGCGCGCGCCACCCAGATCTCGGAGAAGATCGTCGAGCGCATCGTCGAGCGTATCGAGCGCAAGCGCGAGCGCGAAAAGCTGCCCGACCGCCGCACCGGCTACATCCAGAAGGCGGTGGTCGGCGGCCACAAGGTCTATGTCCATACCGGCGAATATTCGGACGGGCGCCTCGGCGAGATCTTCATCGACATGCACAAGGAGGGCGCTGCCTTCCGGGCGATGATGAACAACTTCGCCATCGCGGTCTCGCTCGGCCTGCAATACGGCGTGCCCCTGGAAGAGTATGTCGAGGCCTTCACCTTCACCCGCTTCGAGCCCTCGGGCTTCGTCACCGGCAACCAGTCGATCAAGAACGCGACCTCGATCCTCGACTACGTCTTCCGCGAGCTCGCGATCTCCTATCTCGGCCGCAACGACCTCGCCCATGTCGATCCCTCCGAGATCGGCCATGACGTGATCGGCGGCGGCGTCGGCCAGGACAAGGCGCCGGACGCGACGGCTCCGATCACCTCGACCCCGCTGGCCTCCACCGGGTTCCGCCGCGGCAAGCCGATCAACCTG
- a CDS encoding NIPSNAP family protein, translating into MIQVASKASSLAAADTVFELRRYLLKRGQRETLIALFDAEFVETQEDVGMSVVGQFRDSGQPDHFVWFRGFADQAVRSASLPRFYGGPVWAKHGPAANKTMIDSDDVLMLKPAGSESAFAGLPERPTGIFPDAGRLILVSTHHVPAISAEDELRQEAARIADTALAAGATVLASLISDHSPNGFPRLPVRAEANVVVTVVRPPEGGSPAVAAALGTIGAGAAATSVEVAELIPTGRSRLR; encoded by the coding sequence ATGATTCAAGTCGCATCGAAGGCGAGTTCGCTTGCCGCCGCGGATACCGTTTTCGAACTCAGGCGCTACCTGCTGAAACGAGGACAGCGTGAGACGCTGATCGCCCTGTTCGATGCGGAATTCGTCGAGACGCAGGAAGATGTCGGCATGAGCGTCGTCGGACAGTTCCGCGATTCCGGCCAGCCCGATCATTTTGTCTGGTTCCGCGGTTTTGCCGATCAGGCGGTGCGCAGTGCTTCGCTGCCGCGATTCTATGGCGGGCCGGTCTGGGCCAAGCATGGCCCTGCCGCCAACAAGACCATGATCGATTCCGACGATGTGCTGATGCTGAAGCCGGCGGGGAGCGAGTCGGCTTTCGCCGGTCTGCCGGAGCGGCCGACCGGCATCTTCCCGGATGCAGGGAGGCTGATCCTCGTTTCGACCCATCACGTCCCCGCGATCTCAGCCGAAGACGAGCTGCGGCAGGAGGCGGCTCGGATCGCGGATACGGCTCTCGCCGCGGGCGCGACCGTTCTGGCAAGCCTGATCAGCGATCACAGCCCGAACGGCTTCCCCCGATTGCCGGTGCGGGCGGAAGCGAATGTCGTGGTGACGGTCGTTCGGCCGCCAGAGGGCGGGAGCCCTGCCGTCGCCGCGGCGCTGGGCACGATTGGCGCTGGAGCGGCCGCGACCTCAGTCGAGGTGGCGGAGCTGATACCGACGGGGCGCTCGCGCCTGCGTTAG
- a CDS encoding NADH:ubiquinone oxidoreductase subunit NDUFA12 yields the protein MKDWLLQIFTWWNGQTIGTRFHTWRFGEKVGEDEFGNVYYRTAGGVKDKALGFQRRWVIYKGEAEASKVPPGWNGWLHHTVDVAPSEESYQPREWQEPHQQNWTGTALAYRPQGSTLAEGERPAATGDYQAWTPGR from the coding sequence ATGAAGGACTGGCTGCTGCAGATCTTCACCTGGTGGAACGGCCAGACCATCGGCACGCGCTTCCACACCTGGCGCTTCGGCGAAAAGGTGGGCGAGGACGAGTTCGGCAATGTCTATTACCGCACCGCAGGCGGGGTGAAGGACAAGGCGCTCGGCTTCCAGCGCCGCTGGGTGATCTACAAGGGCGAGGCCGAGGCTTCCAAGGTCCCGCCCGGCTGGAACGGCTGGCTGCACCACACCGTCGACGTCGCGCCGTCCGAGGAAAGCTATCAGCCGCGCGAATGGCAGGAGCCGCACCAGCAGAACTGGACCGGCACGGCCCTGGCCTATCGCCCGCAGGGTTCGACCCTGGCCGAAGGCGAGCGCCCGGCCGCGACCGGCGACTACCAGGCCTGGACGCCCGGCCGCTGA
- a CDS encoding DUF1028 domain-containing protein has protein sequence MTWSIVARDAQTGAFGILCASKALAVGAVVPYGAGRTGAIATQALANPFFGVDGVRLLQEGCSARDVVAALSALDEGRDHRQIHLVDREGGVSAYTGSACIGWSGSVEGPQVSVAGNMLTGQQVVDESLNAYVSASALSFDERLIVAMEAGERAGGDKRGRQSCAIRIWTEAPFPSFDLRVDDHPEPLKELRRLWRLAHQGYVPFQTALPTRLKPAGCTDRDAVYRMCAEYAATWNAEHAE, from the coding sequence ATGACCTGGTCGATTGTCGCAAGAGATGCGCAAACCGGCGCGTTTGGCATCTTGTGCGCATCGAAGGCGCTGGCTGTCGGAGCTGTGGTTCCGTATGGAGCCGGCCGCACCGGTGCGATAGCGACCCAAGCCCTCGCCAACCCGTTTTTCGGCGTCGACGGGGTGAGGCTGCTGCAGGAAGGCTGCTCCGCGCGTGACGTCGTGGCTGCACTGTCAGCCTTGGACGAAGGTCGCGACCACCGACAAATCCATCTGGTCGACCGCGAAGGCGGGGTGTCCGCCTATACGGGTTCGGCGTGTATCGGCTGGAGCGGGAGCGTCGAAGGCCCACAAGTCTCCGTCGCGGGAAATATGCTGACGGGGCAGCAGGTCGTCGATGAAAGCCTGAATGCCTATGTCTCGGCCTCCGCCTTGAGTTTTGACGAGCGCCTCATCGTCGCAATGGAAGCCGGCGAACGCGCAGGAGGCGACAAGAGGGGCCGCCAGTCCTGCGCCATCCGCATATGGACCGAGGCTCCGTTTCCAAGCTTCGATCTGCGGGTCGATGACCATCCCGAGCCGCTGAAAGAGCTTCGTCGCCTCTGGCGGCTTGCCCATCAGGGTTACGTGCCGTTTCAGACCGCTCTGCCAACGCGCTTGAAACCAGCGGGCTGTACGGATCGCGATGCGGTCTACCGCATGTGCGCCGAATATGCGGCGACATGGAACGCTGAGCACGCCGAATAA